One part of the Salmo salar chromosome ssa28, Ssal_v3.1, whole genome shotgun sequence genome encodes these proteins:
- the LOC106589915 gene encoding cystatin: MTMNWKIVVPLLAVTFIVASVDGMPGGVTDANMNDQTTKDALQFAVAEYNKATNDLYVRQVAKVVKAQRQVVAGMKYIFTVQMARTLCRKGGVVKDCAVHQDPAATYQCIFEVWSQPWLGAIQLIKNDCQA, encoded by the exons ATGACCATGAATTGGAAGATCGTCGTTCCTTTGCTCGCGGTGACATTCATCGTGGCGAGCGTCGATGGGATGCCGGGGGGCGTCACGGACGCAAATATGAACGACCAAACTACCAAAGACGCACTGCAGTTCGCCGTGGCCGAATACAACAAGGCAACAAACGATCTGTATGTTAGGCAGGTGGCCAAAGTTGTCAAGGCTCAGAGACAG GTGGTAGCTGGGATGAAGTACATCTTCACAGTGCAGATGGCCAGGACCCTGTGCAGGAAGGGAGGCGTGGTGAAGGACTGCGCTGTGCATCAGGACCCAGCTGCG ACCTACCAGTGCATCTTTGAGGTGTGGAGCCAACCCTGGCTGGGAGCGATCCAGTTGATCAAGAATGACTGCCAGGCATGA